The genomic DNA GGTGGTTGATAACATGAGTCGCTCCCATTTTCTTCGTGAAATCGATCGTCTCAGGTCGCGATGCCGTGGTAACCACGACAGGCAAATCGAGTACCCATCGCGCGATTTGAGACGCCATGGCCCCTACACCACCGGCACCGTTGATGATCAGTATGCCggccttttctccctttttgaTCTCCAGTCGATCCACTAAGGACTCGTAGGCCGTTCCATATGTTAGTGGCATCGCGGCAGCCTCGACAAAATCCAGTGATTTCGGTTTATGCCCGACAGTGGCATCCGTGACAATTTGGTATTCACAGTAGGCTCCTTGTTTTGTCGGAGATGAGACATAGAATACTTCGTCTCCGGGCTTGAATCTGGTACATTCTGGACCAACTTCTTGAACTATCCCGGCGCCGTCATATCCCATGATATGGAATGGGCGAGGAACGAATTTATAATAGTCTGCAGGTATTGGATTAGTGCGTGGCTGTGTCCGTAATGGAGTTGATAGTACCTGGTGCGTCATCATAAGTCCCATTCCTAACTTTGGTGTCGATTGGATTGACAGCGGCAGCTTTCACCCTAACATTTTTGTGAGCTGACCTTGATCACTATATAGCAATAGGGCGGATGAAAGAACCTTACTTGATAAGCAATTCCTTCCCTCGTGGCTTATCTGGCTTTGGGATCTTCCGACATATCAAATTGTCTACGGGACCGTACTGCTCGACTCCGACGGCATTCATAGCGGATATTCATGAAAGAGACAATATCTTCGATTTTTGGGACGGTTGTTAGGATCAAGACTGCGAAGGTCCGAGTTAAAAGGTTTACTTAAATTAAGCACTTAATGGTGCCTCGACTTGGGGAGTGGTTTTTCACTCGGCTTACCCAATGATGTTATGATGATGTTACCCGAGATATGCCAGAGCTCAAACTACAACTACTACTGACTAACCTTTTGTTGATCTTAATGATTTCTCCCTGAAAGTGACAATACGAATTTATTAATTTACCTAATACGTAAAGTGCAAGAGCTCTGGGCCACTGTCCTGGCTTTCTTGACTAAATACGAGGCCTAATCTTGGTATAGTGATGGTAGTCTGTTAGGATATAAGATATCCCGTTTATTTTAATCATGGATATAGTAATGAAATCTGGAATAGATTTTAAATTTCTTAACACGCTTTGGCTTTCACAAGTTTAATAATATGACCAATGTTTCTACCAATATTTTACAACATGGACACATCTGCCATTGAGTGCCTACTTGCATTGTACTCGACCTAGGTGGAGCTAGCAAAACTGGCAGCACATTCCATGGCGAACCCAAAACACCGAGCATACCACCCTTGCGACCAATAGCTAAGCTCCACGCAATGAGGTGCGCCTGTAATCAAGCTCCCATCGACACGGACACTACTCTTAAAGGCCCGTACGCAGGTTtcaatttcctcttcagtaGCCACAAAGAATGGGTCGTCCTCCACAAGAGAAAACATCACAGGTGTTGAAACATGCGCGGCCCACTTCTGCTTCCAGACAGGGAGCCACAGCGCCGCAAACTGTGATACTTCGGAGAGAGGGCAAGGCGCGTTAAGGCGCTCACTATGCTCCAAGACCACCGGGTCAAAAGTCTCTGGTTTGAACATTATATCGTCTTTTGCATCCAGAGGGAAGAGTGCATAGTCATTATCGACaggaagaaacgaaggaggGCCATCTTTCATAAATGAGGACTGCTTATCGCCCATGCCACTTGCAATCAATCCCCCAAGGGGATACGACGGCGTCTTATCTTGAGCATGTAAAGCTGCGGTAATAATGGCTGGCATCACTCCTAAGCTGTGAGATAGCAGGACGATACAATTGCATTGGCTTGGCATGCCAATCTCGCGCCAGAGTGTGGGGAGGATTTGTTGATGCAACAAGAAACCGGATTGTTCGAAAAAGTCTGAACCTTCAGGAATAGGCAGGATAGAGCTCGTTCCGCCATAAGAAGGACGATCAATGGAAACAAAAGGCACCCCAAAAGCAGCGCTCGCCAAGGAAGCAGAGCATTTGGGAGTGGCGTTAAAATAGCGGTGATCATAGCATCCTCCATGAAGGCCCACGATCAAAGGACGGTACTTAAGAGGGGTCCCTGAAGatggtggaatggaatgCACACCTTCCACGGTGCCATTATTAGGAAGCGTGAATCGAAATGACTGCATGATATGTGGAGACTTTCGATGGCCGCTTCAGGCAGTAGGCTTAGGGAtagcagaaagaaaggagagaaagtgaAATAAGACCTGCAAAGTGTCCATAGCCCATTTGCTTATGCCTTTTATAAGCAGGCCGAAACCGGCCTTAACCGGCCTTAAGGGAAGGGATTGCCTCCAAGGACTATGAGTTTACAGTGGAGGCTGTTTAAAACCAATTCATTTAGAGGATATCGGTACCCGAAAGCGTCGAGAATCAACCGCTGACAGCGGGTTCATGTAAAAAGTAAAGGGATCCAATGGACGCCACGGACACCAGAGTATTAACTCCGTTCCGATTTCATATACTGATAAAAGCGTCATAGGATACAATTTGTCCATGAGTTGACCTAGTGGAGCTCTTGTAGTGGGTCTATAACCAAAGTTTCTACTCTCGGACTTAGCCGGAATTAAGACTCCAATACTCCCACCGATTAAATGTCTAAGAGAGAGTAAACGGGGCTGTATAAGTCTAGACGAGCATCCACTCTAATATAATGACCCGTTTCTCAAATTCTAGATATGCGAGTACAGCCACGGAAACTGTCACTTATGATCTCTTCTCTCTGGGTTCATATATTAGCCATGTGTTACGAGACGCCGAAGGTCAATAATCCACTGAAGGCCCCAATGATGCGCGCCCAACTGCCGGATGAATTCAATGAAGAAAGTCCCAAAGATAAGTCGAATTTCCCCCCCGGATATAGGAATCCGCATCGATTCTTACCAGACTGGCGCTTCTCTTTACCTTACTGCCCACGATCTCGAAAAAGCAAATACAGCCTTGGGGAATATTGTACGCAACCATAGAATTCATCTACTACTTCTTGACGTGGACTATCCTGGCATATGTTCACGCTTGTGCGACGGAGTTACGGCCAAAGGGTCAGGCTATCAACAATTTTTATCAAGGTTGCAAAGGTAATGGCGCGTCCAGAGGGCCAGACGGCTGCTGGCTTCGAGAAACAATTCAGAACTTACCACCCTGATCATTTTGTTGGCTCTGACAGATACAAACGTTTGGTAGCGTTAGAGCTCCTCGCTGGAACCTTATCCCCATCGCCTCGTAGGTTCAAGTTGTCAA from Aspergillus oryzae RIB40 DNA, chromosome 7 includes the following:
- a CDS encoding zinc-binding alcohol dehydrogenase family protein (NADPH:quinone reductase and related Zn-dependent oxidoreductases) translates to MGLMMTHQVLSTPLRTQPRTNPIPADYYKFVPRPFHIMGYDGAGIVQEVGPECTRFKPGDEVFYVSSPTKQGAYCEYQIVTDATVGHKPKSLDFVEAAAMPLTYGTAYESLVDRLEIKKGEKAGILIINGAGGVGAMASQIARWVLDLPVVVTTASRPETIDFTKKMGATHVINHREDLKKQIDELQLDVPIKYVYITHSTAQYLGVCSDIIAPLGKVCSIVQSADMNMYGTQFMSKSLTFVWCWLGSRLYHGLETDQGEMLEELSALIDAGKIKCHLTRRLQLNLEGIKEAHKILESGKAIGKVGLGLSEGGWA
- a CDS encoding uncharacterized protein (predicted protein), which codes for MQSFRFTLPNNGTVEGVHSIPPSSGTPLKYRPLIVGLHGGCYDHRYFNATPKCSASLASAAFGVPFVSIDRPSYGGTSSILPIPEGSDFFEQSGFLLHQQILPTLWREIGMPSQCNCIVLLSHSLGVMPAIITAALHAQDKTPSYPLGGLIASGMGDKQSSFMKDGPPSFLPVDNDYALFPLDAKDDIMFKPETFDPVVLEHSERLNAPCPLSEVSQFAALWLPVWKQKWAAHVSTPVMFSLVEDDPFFVATEEEIETCVRAFKSSVRVDGSLITGAPHCVELSYWSQGWYARCFGFAMECAASFASST